The Brachionichthys hirsutus isolate HB-005 unplaced genomic scaffold, CSIRO-AGI_Bhir_v1 contig_445, whole genome shotgun sequence genome includes the window TCCGGCCTGTCCGTCGAGGAGGTCGTCTCCAGGAACCGCCCACTTCCCAGCAGCCCTCGCTCCCACGGCCCCGGCTTCCTGTTCTACCTgaagcaccacctgctggaggaaacGGCGCCGAGGCTGAGTCAGGTGACGCACCAACCGCGTGGACAGAAGCAATCTGAAGCCAgagaccaatcagagagaaCGATCTCGTTTCCAGGAAGCAGCCGACGAGGTCGTAGCGATCTTCAGCCAATCGGAGCCCTCGCAGctggtgggtgtgtgtgtcggccccGCCATGGCGAACATGAGTCCTGCCCGGACGCTGCAGGCCTTACAGCGTGCGGAGGCTACAGCTGGCGTGTCCGTGGCAACCATGATGCTGCTCCTGGACGAGCTGCCGCAGTTCACACAGCTGATGGAAAGACACGCGGAGGTTagattagcgtgtgtgtgtgtgtgagcgtgtgtgtgtgtgtgtgtgtgtgagcatgtgtgcgtgtgtgtgtgagcgtgtgtgagcgtgctttttatagaaacgtatgaaactgcgtgtgtgtgtgcgcgcgtgcgtgtgtgtgtgcgtgtttgtgtgtgtgtgagcgtgtgtgtgcgtgtgtgtgtgtgtgtgtgtgtgtgtgtgcgtgtgtgtgtgtgtgtgttcagatgctgctggtgtACGGCTTCATGGAGGAGCCGAGGCTGTTgctgcacggcggcggcggcggcggaggccaACACGGACACGCCCGTCCCACGGCGCTGGCTCGCCAGCTGGTTAACTCCCAACCCGGGCTGCTGGTGGCCGCCATGGTGGCGTTACACGCCAGCGGCGGCGTCCAGCTGCAACAAGCCGATCACGTGTTCAAGGTGTGCGATTCACAAACCCGCTGGCGGTCCCACGGCCAGCGGGCGCCGGGTCTGAGAGCGTTCCCgtcatgtgtgtgcgtgtgtgtgcatgtgtgtgtgtgtgtgtgcgtgcgtgcgtgtaggcgCTGGGCTGCGAGCGCTGCCTCCAGGTGGATTTCTGGGAGGCGATACTCATGGcctcctcacaggaagatgTCGTTCAGGAACTTCTGTTCAGGGTGGCGTCCGTCTACATCGACCGGCTGACGGACGCGCGCCCGGACCCTCCGCGGGGGCGCGGCCCGCTGAAGAGCGCCGACGATCTGGTAGCTGAACGGTTTGATTTAGCGCCCTCGCCCCCTCTGTCGGCCATGTTGAgacgtttgtgtgcgtttcagaTCAACTCGTGCTGCCATTACGGCGCTCTTTACCCGTGGCTGACTGTTCTCAATCCCGCTCGCACGTCCAACGCCCAACACCAGGAGGCGCCACACAAACTCCAGGTCTGTACAAACATGGAGGAAGGGCGATACAAAGACGTGCTAAAGAAGCTCTGGAAATGAGCGGGGACGTTTTCGTGACGTCTCTGTCCGCGTCTCCAGTCCCTGCTGTGTGGACCGTCCCTGTCTGTGGGCGCCGTCTCGCCCCTGCTGGACGGCCTGCCGGAGGAGACCTCCTGGGGGTTCAGCCTGCACCTGCTCCGCGCCACCAGAAGGGGGCAGTACGACAGCTGCATTGAAAAGCTGCTGGACCGATGTCCTCAGGCCATCGTCGCCTACGGCAACCATCATTTCCAAGACGAAGACAAGGTCAGCGGCGGCGTCCCGCCCCCGCGCCGTGGACCTTCTCACgctgcatcgcccccccccccttgtctcacctgtgcaggtgttgtGGTGGACGAAGCTGCTCCCTGAGCTCTGCAACAGGACGAGAGCGGCAGCGGATAACGGCATCCTATTGGCTGCTCTCAAAGGTAGACGTGACCCTCTGTgtttaaaccccgccccccgaTTTTAAACGCTCGtggattttttatttccacCCTCGTCCCGATAGAGACGGTggttgtggttgccatggagatgagcCCAGCCGAGTTCCTTGAGCTGATCCCGGATGACGGCGCCGCCTCGTACTTCCTGCCTCACCTGTTGACATGTTGCCAGAGACACCTGCTGACCTGAAGCAGAGGAACCGCTGCCCCGGATCAATCGATCGGCTCACCGATCGGCTCCGAAGGACCTGAACGGACGTCGCTGAGATTGTTGAAAAGTGTCCAAtaagagttttaaaataagcGAACTGTGAAAGTAGAATATCTGACAGCGGGACGGTCCGTCGCATCCGTCTTTCATCCAGTGAGCTCAGTATTGATCATATCACTcgtggtttccatgacaacccgaTACTGTTGTTCTACAAAATGACCGAGATGACAAACAGTGATTTTAGATTGTGATTGGATTTTCTCTGCTCGCAGGAACTTGACGTTACCTGAACAATTCAGTTTTGGTTGTctgtaaacaggattaaattatttcactcttaaatctatttagtaaacttaatatttcatatctCTTTATCAAGTCGATTTGCATCATGTGACTCTGACCTAGTTCCTTGCAGCGTTATAAACTTCTGGCAGCAGACTTGCTTTGCGTAATAACGCCGTAATAACGCCGCCGCAGACTGACGTTGCTTCTGCgttctggatttcacttattgcgggttatttttagaacgtaaccccccaaaatgagggactactgtattatgattgcttgttttgtaccgtaactgtccaacgctgaatttagtgtttttacatcaggcaccttgggcagctaaggggtccttggggaaatgaatgttccgttataacaacgcccgagttcgttctgttgggtttttgaagacggtgggtcggaaactagccgttaacgatattttccaaaactgaagaaccggtttatggaatttggacatcttgaccgggatcctctttacaaaccgggatatattttaacgttcaaaatttactgaactgcgtgtgatgcgtctttaatgccgcatcgcgtcatcacagtttaaccgggcgatagctagcttaactggatagcagctgctctgttagcattcatattgaatttgacattgaacttagccgttagcttcgcgctaacgctattagcgtctttttttccaatcattctttgcacattcgattatataaactataccattgcactgctaaatatctggtatatctccgattggtttatttgatcagaactaggtgttatttgcccaacactaaaacgaagccgagattcgttctgtcactgacgtcatatccgggtcgatgtctttcagtgggataaatgctagtccgctaaaatgctagtcacaagaacggttctttgttctcagtgggatgacgcaatgtgtgtttgtaacttttaaatatttcattggggtcggatttctctattatctattatgtttaaaaatctcaattttgtgtcatgaacactttaaagaacaaattctacttttaggctttgagattatatttagacaaaagacgattccttatataataggtttaaaagacagtgatgtcattagtatttcgtattttccggttatattgcatgtatttatgtatatttctgctttccatgacatttatttttgcattggtattcctgttctttaaatgatatttgtagtttctagaggaataaagggaggcgattctccatttctattgattttaaattaacggtacaatcagctgtagcagaagataacagggaatcatttgtttcgtctgcaggtatttcagctgaactggatgcctttttaaaaagcgaccaaaggttgcctgtaaagaaccgagtgaacaaaacggagtgaagatcgatcatcagcgaagactgcgagatatcacctggagacccggaatgaaatcacccagaataagtatgtatgtttgtcctcgcatgcttgcttcatcacagcggcgtccaattccttcaatctgtcctccagattgtccacagcaacatgtctgtaaggaggaggaggaggaggttcctgctgatcagcagctctggaaggaggagatgaactccagtattgtcaaagaggagccagagcctccacgcgtgaaagaggagcaggaagaaatccccaccagtcaggagagagagcggcttggactgaagcaggagactggaaccttcatgttgagtccgactcgtggaga containing:
- the LOC137913853 gene encoding BLOC-2 complex member HPS3-like yields the protein MMKPLEAGHQSAPPDGPACVFCFFSLPSSGYLYSLKGCVERLSVYQYPERVLAAALTDQLLHVITRSALQCFTVRCAAVAARMDDPYIDTTVKACPPCSLEACALRMQLFIGLRSVCVDGRRVVLLSTANMEAPEESGRTPQRRSLRWESIPQPHRLWGAFYHAPSSIAASPPPRGSSAAGHGWNLYVIDTVPPLTLYRELVEYSRRYVATTPQAQSLRHLLSEAHLLLRAAALQQQNREGGAAEGTAGGRELDDAFRQNCAQLGDSFSRACQKDCHLALPYYRMSGLSVEEVVSRNRPLPSSPRSHGPGFLFYLKHHLLEETAPRLSQEAADEVVAIFSQSEPSQLVGVCVGPAMANMSPARTLQALQRAEATAGVSVATMMLLLDELPQFTQLMERHAEVCVCVQMLLVYGFMEEPRLLLHGGGGGGGQHGHARPTALARQLVNSQPGLLVAAMVALHASGGVQLQQADHVFKALGCERCLQVDFWEAILMASSQEDVVQELLFRVASVYIDRLTDARPDPPRGRGPLKSADDLINSCCHYGALYPWLTVLNPARTSNAQHQEAPHKLQSLLCGPSLSVGAVSPLLDGLPEETSWGFSLHLLRATRRGQYDSCIEKLLDRCPQAIVAYGNHHFQDEDKVLWWTKLLPELCNRTRAAADNGILLAALKETVVVVAMEMSPAEFLELIPDDGAASYFLPHLLTCCQRHLLT